In Triplophysa dalaica isolate WHDGS20190420 chromosome 19, ASM1584641v1, whole genome shotgun sequence, the sequence ACTGAGTTATTTCTTCTTTACTTAAtggggcagttcacccaaaaaaaacataattctctATTATTTATTCACCAATGATACCATAACAAACCCAAATATGTAAAAGTGCAACCAAAAAATCTTTAGGGTCCTGTGTGTTCTGTGCAGTTCGTAACATCTTGTTTCTCCTTCGGTAAATGCCCACCCACTCCAATATTTGAGTTTTACTTTCTTATTACAGTCTCCTCCTCTTTTGATCTTCTATAAACAGGGCACTGAAAATGGATATTCATCATTTTAGTCACCACATGACCAACAATGGACCTTTACATAATCGCCGTTctccttttttctctttttgctgGAGGTACGGTACAAAACtcaaatgtgtatttaatgTTCTATCAGCTACAAACACAGatgaaatgattaaatgtatatccttaattctgttttttttttaaggacaCTCACTCCAGTGTAATGAGTGTACAAATACGACGGGTCCTTGTGTAGGCGAAGCAAAGACGTGTTCCGTTCTACTTACTGCATGTGCAAGTGCTACAGTAGTTAAACCTAATGGTGAGTGAAGTTTGATGAAAGATAAAAATTGAAGGTTTTAAGAATTCGAGTTTCTGCAAACAACCTGTGTGTTTGTTATGAGAAATAACCAACACAATTCTGACACAAGGGTAGAGCTAATTCATACTtagtaattttattaaaatcattatttccCGTTTTTTTATAACTATTGTTTAATCTTTggtaaaaattataaaactgAGACAGATTCCCTTATTTCTACTTACAACACAGGATTTTTGATTAAGaaacagtaataaaataagGATAATGGCAATATAATTTCAGTCACCtcttagacacacacacacacacacacacacacagagtgtgCTTTTAGAAAACCTATAACCAAGAACCCTTCATTACTCCATTGGTCAGATTTGAGGTATCAAaccatctttttttgtttgtttgtttaaggcACCAATGTGGTGACCACTCAGGTTAAGAGTTGTAATTCGCCACTGAACTGTGTTAATGGATCTGTTAATTTTGGGATTGAAAGAGCAACAATATCTATGAAGTGCTGTAACACCAACCTCTGTAATACCCAAGATGTCCCAGGTATTGTCTTTGATATAAAGCACTGTATATAATGCTGGCAGTAAGCATAAGATTGAATGATAAGgtctgttgtttctacagattCCAACACAATCATCCACAATGGAAAACAATGTTACTACTGTGATGCGAACAATTgctcaaacaaattaaaatgtttaggaaCTGAAGACTACTGCATTAAAGCAAAAGGTGAGAATTTGGTaacaaaaaagtatatttttacacaGTTTATGATGGTTTTGACATCATTGAGGTagattaaatttcatttttattcaagatATATTTCATCAAGCAAATGTGAGTCTGTGAAGTCCATATATGACAATATGCGTTGCATGCTTATTTTATCAGATTTCTGTATTTTCAGTTTCTGAATTGCATGTCACTCATCAATCACTCCACGTATTTTTTCTTAGCAAACAATGACTCTCTGCCAGCGACTGTAAAAGGATGCGTCAGTAAATCTCTCTGCGATATTACATCACTTGTGCCGGAGGGTTACGTGGACATCTCATGTTGTCAGGGGGATCTGTGTAACAGTGCTAAAAGCATCAATCTgaacctcctcctcctctcatGGCCGTTCTTCTTCTACACACTGTTTCACTGAATTTAGCAGAACTTCAAACTCTAGTCAAATGTTTTAGATTTTGTGGTTAGGGTAGTAAAACATGGAGGGaaagttttatgtttaaacattaaacagctCATTACTGCAACAACCGAGTGTGacatattttgtaataaaatacttgttttcattgtattttcTTTGGTGATATGCTTTTGATGAAACAGATAATCtggaaacaaattaaataatatcaTGGGTTTTAAATcagagttatttatttattaaaggtgTACCATACTGAATTAACTAAATGTGATTGTGATAATGTAAGTCAAAtgaatatacataaatgtaaaaaacaaaccattAATGCCATTAATagccattttaaatgcaaacagctttcttttgtgttttaaatgatgCACAATTGAGGttaaatcacacaaacaagAGTTTTCCTAATATCCGCAAAactaaaaaagtgatttttatattattattaaaatacatagtcatttaatatgttttttcgCTACTTCGGCACAAAGAGTAgttctaaataaatgttgatacTAGACAAAGAtatcaaagtaaaataaaaagtaaataaaaaatcaggGCTCTAGACAGCGACCAAGTTGTCGCATTTTGCCTCTCAAGGGTTGTTTGTGATATGTGTGCTCAAAGGGAGTCTGAGCATAAAATACTAAACTGAGTTCTCTTTCACGTCTTCTTACACTGAAACggatatataaacacaaaataacataaaaattcccttattaaaaatattttttaatgccaTGCTTTTTGCATTCATTGCATTCAGGGCTCTTCCGTATTTCTGTATAGCTAATACATATGAACAGAAGGTAGGTTGAACCACAATTGTGTCTTTTACTTcacttgttaaatgttttaggGTCTtatgatttaagaaaatataacttttacaataacaaacaaataactcAAAAGTATACCCTGGGTACACTCTCTAAATTACTCTTCATTCAATGAAAGCTCAAATCAGTGTCAATTTATTCAATTTACACAAATGAGTAAAGAATATAACATGTTATACACACTGAACTCAGTTTCAAGTTCAAAGTTTGCATCAGATACGATTAGTCCAAATTAAATCGTGCAGGAGTGTCAGTCCTAAGTTCTCTCTGCCTCTGTTCAGACTGTCACCTCAAATCCGATTTTTGTGGATATCCGATTGAAATTTTTAATTATTGATGGTCCACACTTTGTATTGCAATTGTTCAGATCCGATTTGAGAGTCCTGTGGTGCTCTCTCATTTTTTGCAATATCAGATTTAGTTGTCTTTCCCAATGTCTGTCCAAGACTGTCCTAAGCCCGTGTGTTTGTTGACAACACTCCTACCTGCTGATAGGAGGTACTGTTTAACATCCTGATAGTGGGTGTTTCAGCTGCTGTTAGCGGAAAGAACATGTGAAATAACATCTCACTAACATACAGAATTCTTGTATTAGAAAATCaaggaaaaaaatctataaaattcGTTTTATTTGTGTCGagctatgtttttattgcttttgaCAAGCCAATGCTTTTTTGATActacaatatttattgtttgttgtttcacACACCGAATGCCGGATCCTATGACAATTTGTGAGAGATCTGAAATGTTGTTTTACCCATTGGCAAAACCaatatattatgaaaaaagGGCATTTTAGAAtgaattcaattatttaaatgtctgaagcttaaacatatttttcccCAGTATTCTGAAAGCAGTACCTATATTTAAACACGCTTGGATGTGCTTCACATAAATTGTGATATGTATCTTTATATCAGACGAAGGTCAAAGCTAAATGCATCCCATTCAACAAACATGATTTCGTGTATGATTTAGGATGATATACACACCAGAAGCTCAAAAGATAAAGTTTGTTCTTCAATTCTGCTGTTCACTTGAATCAGTTCGTATTATTTGTGTCATCAAAATAAAGTCCATACATACACTGACCAGCAGATGGAAGCAGACTCCCATTTGCGTACAGCAGGCACCTTTCATTAAGCAGCCATGAAGATCAAACAACATTGAGATATTTCTGGGaatttgttttgagaaaattGAAGTATCGCAAGAGGAAGCTGTTTCTTAAATTAGCGAAGTAAAAACAAGCATGATCTTTTGACTGACAGTTTCAACAATTCCTCACAGTAAAGTGATCTCATCAGAGGGAGGAAGCCTAAGGTACCTTCACATTGACATTGGCACTATAGCACGAGCACACAACCCCTCATAGAATTATCCCTGCGTAACTGTAAAATCACTTCAGGTTTGTGTTGTGTACACACAAATGCGCCGACTcagcggttcatgtccggcatctttaaaggggtcatatggcggaaatatgtgtttttttgtggtgtgttataagttgctcatgcatgtgtgagacatgtaaaattgcaaaagttttagtgtcagaacaaaagatgcattttatctaaaagcgtATGCGAACCCatacctgcctgaaatgcctcgtgtagcCACACCCCCTTGCATGTATTTCACTTCGTTAAGATTTAACTAAGACCGCCCATATGTATATGCaaggtgggcggtcttgtaaataTCATTGTATCATCGctgcctgatgttccgaataaaAGAGGCGTTAAATTTccatgcagtattcgaccaatcactacgcactagtgacctggccaatcatagcacacctcgcttttcagagcgatgagctttgtaagcTTTGATGAGCtttgtttcagagaggcggtgcaaagaggtgatacaaacatgcacagtatgtggaaaatacagcgttttttaatcttaaatcgtgtatacacattttatgacatctaaagcaaacaatcatattcgttttagccatgtcacatgacccctttaaagcgCTAGGACggcgccatctatcagttttaaaCGATATCCAAACCCaacgttatatccaccgtttatataaaaaaaaaacagctgaaCTTTGTGAATGCAGTGCTCcctctctcttgctccagctggttgacgTGTCAGCATGTTCCTTCTTCCACTCTCCCTGTTTGACATGTGCGCGTGCTCTTTCTTCTCGCTCTCGCTTGATGACGGGTGGATGTGCTTTTCCGGTAGAAGTGTCAAATAAGGGACTGAAAAGACTTGTTACGGAAGGGAATTTCATGTTCGGAAAAAACACTTTCAGACTGTATCAACCACAGAAATACAGCGTAATACTCCCAACTCATTTTTAACAAGTtcaccatgtcaagcatgagaagccagcacgtttaacactGTAAAGAAGTTGGCATGTACACTGTAACCCTTTGCTGTAAATTTACAGCGAATTTCGTACAGAATTGTACTGTATTTCCATAATACAGTATTAAGCTGTATCTTTTACAGAACAGCTGTAAATATACAgcacatttctgttttcatcCCGCTAAATTCGTAATACAGAAtcatactgtaaatgcattgcattgtgggattgataTTTTTCGCGCTCAATTCAGATGAGACAGTTCAGGAAAACTTGATGTGCCAGCGGGTCTGACGAATATTTATTCCTTTGATCTATATTTCAGAGTTTTTGTGAATTTGTAATTAATCTTTAGGCTTTTGTGAGCTTTGGTTCGTGTGAGCTTCGTTTCGTGTTAGCTTTTCTTAGCTTTTTTTCGCGTGAGCTTCGTTTCATGAAAGCTTTTGTTAGCGTCTTTCAAATATGAGTTGCCTGTGTGACGCAGCAGAAACTGTTAACGTCACATGAACTTCATGAAGACAGGAGGAAGAATCTGTCATGCGTCTGTGAGCAAAAGTGGATTTTACATTTTGAGAAGAGTGTTCAACTGATCGATACGGTAAGccaatctatttttatttatttattgcgtTCGGATTTCTACATTGTTTACACGAATAGTTTGATTTTGCGCACGTGGTTTTGTACCgcgaaaaaaaaacactccagCTCTTTACCAAGTAACAACTAAACTTCGATGTTTCACATACGCAGCATACCTTTTCAGTTGCATGACTagcttttatatatatttataaatacctCGACATTAAAAATCACTCGTTCCACCTCTTAACCAAGTATCGTTTACACGATTAGTTTGATTTTGCAAACATGGTTTTCTACcgcgaaaaaaaaaacactccacCTCTTTACCAAGTAAATTAACTTCGATATTTCACATCATACCATTTTAGTtgcatgacctgcttttatatatatatttatatttaccccgaaaataaaaatcacttgTCCCACCTCTTTACCAAGTAACAACCACATATAGACAAAATTTACAATGTCATTTGGATAATCTGCtttttattaacatgtttttttcgtTTCAGGTTTTACAATCTGATGACATGACAATCCAGTGCTAAAGTAAGTGCTATGTCCAGTCCACGTGCAAAAATGCCATTGTGTCAGTTCTGCGATTATTCTTTTGAATCATTGTCAGCATTTTGCCAGCACATGAAAATCCATAGTCATGTTCCAAATTCCGTTTTCATTACTGTATTGATGAACCCTAACAAAAAACACTACTAAGGAAAATTGAAATGGTGTATCATGTGAATGGTGTTTCAGAGTTCTTTTATCAGTTATGTAGAATTATGAAAAGACAACTACATAGaacccacaatttttttttattaatacttttttattctgttttttattttattacaggtCAATCTCTGAGCAACCAGCGCTGGATGTTGAGTTTGGAGGGTCAAGTTGTGTGTGAAGGAGCACAGCCCACCTTCATCACCGGCCTGGCAGCGCTGTTTGCCTCCTTCTATAATTTCAATTTACAGTACCAGGAAGAGGCAGCATGCACCCTTGAGTTTGTTCATAGGTAAGTAATTAGCATATTTGCCATTCATATATTTTAGACTGAATTGACACTAACCTTGTCTGGACAGTATTTGTTAAGAACTTCatctttttatataaacattttgtacagCTGACTACTGGGAAAAACAATATGGACCTGGTttcacacactgacaaacacactgCTTTCGTCTTGTTTCCAgtccaaaaaaaataattacttaatttggattaataaatacacaagACATAATATCTAATCTAATTTTACGTATCTagtaaatgcatcttgatttaagattttttagatatgtGGACTGGAAATCAGACAAAAAGAGAggcattttttgcagtgcagacagggcttagcttaagccaggccCAGGCTTTAGTAAAATTAgagtatttaaagggatggttcagaGTAAAATCAACCTAGGGTCATTCACCATTACATTGAGCCAAACACCCCCCCAGAAGCCTTTTTTCCCTTGATCGAACAGTAGCTCAACAACTATTGGCTCAAGGTCATCGTGAAAAGCACCATTTAGGTtgaaattttgtaaaattatataaattaagtcACAAATATGGACTGGATTCAGCAATGTGTGCGCTCAGGGTTTATGGCTGTGTTTCAACTGATACTCTGGTGGGCCCTGATTCATACCTGATGAGGggattttattgttaataagaTGGGTGAATAGTCGTTGAAacagacctctctctctctctctctctctctgtcaaatatttaatttgattcttttttcttttctgcattTTAGATGCTTTGTTGACATCAATCCTGAACGGGGAtcgaaagcaaaaaaaagagaagttACTTCAAAGAAAACCGGCCAAATTGTGCAAAGAAAGAACAACACTGTAAGCCCACCAGTTTCCTCACTTCTGCAAAAACTTGCAGACTTTGAATGGAACTTTGTTTAGATCCTGTCAGCAGGTATATTCAAAGTAAATACTGCATCGTTAACTccattcataaaaatacaacTGGGATTTCAGCCAATTTGCtgttctatttttctttttttactctttctaGCACTTTcaatttctggattttttttacatttgttaaaggTTAACaagattaatatattataaagtgtaaagtgttaagttgcttttaaaataaatgttttaaaacccaGAGAATGTTGTTGGTTTCTAGTTTCTAGTTTCAAGTTCAAAGTATAATGTTTTccctgtaaaaaatatatatttttatctggTTATggtattctgtaaaaatacagtatgtggctgGCAACCCAGCtgccagtattttactgtaattttacagtacaaCGGTTTACAGATCTAGTACTGTAAATTATAATTACAGTACTagatctgtaaaaatacagtatgtggctgGCAACCCAGCtgccagtattttactgtaattttacagtacaaCGGTTTACAGATCTAGTACTGTAAATTATAATTACAGTACTagatctgtaaaaatacagtatgtggctgGCAACCCAGCtgccagtattttactgtaattttacagtgaaaagttttacagtgtacgaGACACCGTTGAACCACCCCTTTAATATTCCCAACacaaagtaattagtaatttaaatacatgaaatatagCCTTGGCTTCAAAAAAACAGTTGACCTTTGATGGACTTTATAGGGTCCTGCGTGGtcaaaaattgaagagaaaggcagctcaaataactctaacaaatgttgaagtttattgatcagaaacagcgcgCGCTGGGTCGTCTCGACAAAGAACCACCCAGTGTGTCCTtctaacaacatatttatagtgtgtatgtgagagggtgtatcttctttcttcagATGGTGCCTCCCTCTCTTGATTCAATCAGCTTCGTTCTCCTTTGTCTGCAAACATCATATGACACCCCACAACACCCAAATTCTGCATAGCTTGGTACTcagatgtgtgtgcatgcacttctttgttccacctttggtctttgaccctttaatttattgtctgcactCATATTCCTAGAGGCACCAATCTGCATTATCTGCTTCCCCCAATCTTTGTACACAAGgctacatacacacacacacataccacatcttgtagcaaacacattccaatcagcccttaactcctcagagttttctgcctaaacattctcattaaaacacacacatattatgttcatcaaacctgtaataaagaataaacatttaaacgtaataaaacttattaaaaaactccttcaCCTTTTAGGTTAAAATCTTATATTAATGAAAGTACTTACCCTTTCATTAATATATACTAGTGTGGTTGTATTGTGATCACTCtgcaaaatgcattattatttgctaaaaaaactgttttacataaacaaaataaaaacaattaagttATTAAGATAACTATTTAAGCATGAGCTCAACAAAGGATTATAAGTAACAGAAAATTGTTAGTCAGATGAAGGTCCTCAGGGGTTAACGGTACTAAGGTTTCGTTTTCTGGGAAAGAACATTTGTGAGCGAACTTCCTCGTTGCAGTCCTCAgtcaaacattacattaaacatCTATTGGGGGTCCCTGTGCAGTTAACCAGCAATAACGTTTCTCCATCCACTATTACTGCTAGGGAATCCTAAATATGTAAAAGTGCAACCAAAGGACCGTGTAGGTTTGTGAACtcaatagaaaacaaataaaaaaaaatgttttttaagtttcacTTTCTCATTAAAAATCGGGTAACACGttcagtttctgccaatctcaaattaatcttgagtacttacaCACTTGAGTATTTACACACTTGAGTTCTTACACAGAGTACTTACATTTGAGCACACCACCCCTTTAAGTCATTTCTTTAGTGCAGGTTGGCATTTAGATATATTAGATGCCTCAGCTTGGATGGGCTGATATCTTCTTTTTGGTTTTTCGCTCATTTCTTACAACACGCTTACACTTAAATCCGGTGTTACAAAATTTTCcgttacccgtgatattttgtgaccgcagtaggcgctgttgtcactgtcgacaattctctacgcaaagagcgtaaattcaggcgaggatgcgctttgtgctcgagcgcagctttttaatcttgtgcaataacgcgctttgttctcgtgcacgttactgaGAGCGGGCTTTCCGGAAAGTCTGTTAAGAGTGCTGACGTGACGTGAGTGCCTGAAcacgcagattgaactgtacaaagaaggatcatttaattcctctactgattgtgtttggaattattgtgtgtgtgtgtgtgtgtgtgtgtgtatgtatatatgtatatatgtatatatatatatatatatatatgtatatatgtatatatatatatatatatatgtatatatatatatatatatatatatgtatatatgtatatatgtatatatatatatatatatatatatatatatatatatatatatatatatatatatataaagtgaatacacacacacatatatatatatatataaatatatgtgtgtgtgagtgcgtattcactttaaacacaaataatagaacagcaatcatgATAATtctaaacgttgtccatttaagaaacatgaacataaatgagctttgtgttatacatgcattataggctataaaatgtacattagaacataatattataaaattatttgtttataatgtacagagaaaccttgtagtcctacagcaggtcaccatatttcacgatgcacagtaaaggcctaaaataatctgttaccttcccctgttatacacagaataaccttattgttcttcatattcactcttttgacatctaatgccttctgtgtcttatcctgaagtgcatttagctgtaatgagaacagtgactgtggtacagcaggtcaccatatttcacgatgcacagtaaaggcctaaaataatctgttaccttcccctgttttatacagaataaccttattgttcttcatattcactcttttgacatctaatgccttctgtgtcttatcctgaagtgcatttagctgtaatgagaacagtgactgtggtacagcaggtcaccatatttcacgttgcacagtaaaggcctaaaataatctgttaccttcccctgttttatacagaatatccttattgttcttcatattcactcttttgacatcgaatgccttctatgtcttatcctgaaaagcatttatctgtgatgagaacagtgactgtgacagcaggtcaccatatctcacgatgcacagtaaaggcctaaaataatctgttaccttcccctgttttatacagaatatccttattgttcttcatattcactcttttgacatctaatgccttctatgtcttatcctgaagtgcatttatctgtgatgagaacagtgactgtggtacagcaggtcaccatatctcacgatgcacagtaaaggcctaaaataatctgttaccttcccctgttttatacagaatatccttattgttcttcatattcactcttttgatatctaatgccttctatgtcttatcctgaaaagcacCATTTAgactgagagaccatttaaaggctCTGGAAAACCTTGCAGGTGTTTTGAGGTAA encodes:
- the LOC130408380 gene encoding urokinase plasminogen activator surface receptor-like, with protein sequence MDLYIIAVLLFSLFAGGHSLQCNECTNTTGPCVGEAKTCSVLLTACASATVVKPNGTNVVTTQVKSCNSPLNCVNGSVNFGIERATISMKCCNTNLCNTQDVPDSNTIIHNGKQCYYCDANNCSNKLKCLGTEDYCIKAKANNDSLPATVKGCVSKSLCDITSLVPEGYVDISCCQGDLCNSAKSINLNLLLLSWPFFFYTLFH